The Chitinophagales bacterium genome has a window encoding:
- a CDS encoding polysaccharide biosynthesis/export family protein, which yields MRSTPILAAMALVLLIASCAAPQKTIYFSDNVPLDPHVQVENIEKRKEISILPGDILAINVTSISSITAGAGGTGDPVVIFNEGGTTYNISSSMGSAGSGGGSNKAFLVDENGFIDYPVLGKVKVSGLTLREIKDQLGKRLVDFILEPVVEIRIINYKITVLGEVGHPGSIIASNHKISVIDAIALAGDIPITGRKDNVMIVRETEGRREYARLNLNSRNVFSSPYFYLKQNDLIYVEPARIRRQESNEFLRFYLPTFTSLLSAAIAIYGVTQIVK from the coding sequence ATGCGATCGACCCCAATATTAGCTGCAATGGCCCTTGTGCTGTTGATAGCATCTTGTGCCGCACCGCAAAAGACGATATACTTTTCTGACAATGTACCTTTAGATCCTCATGTGCAGGTTGAGAACATTGAAAAGCGGAAAGAGATCAGCATACTGCCCGGCGATATACTGGCCATAAACGTCACCTCTATCAGCAGTATAACCGCAGGCGCAGGAGGGACAGGCGACCCAGTAGTCATCTTCAATGAAGGAGGTACCACTTACAACATCAGCTCGAGTATGGGTTCTGCCGGCTCGGGCGGAGGTTCGAATAAGGCATTTCTTGTAGACGAGAATGGTTTTATTGATTACCCGGTGTTAGGCAAAGTAAAAGTATCCGGCCTGACCTTAAGGGAAATAAAAGACCAATTAGGCAAACGCCTGGTCGATTTCATATTGGAACCTGTAGTGGAGATACGCATCATCAATTACAAAATTACAGTATTGGGCGAGGTAGGCCATCCGGGCTCTATCATCGCCTCGAATCATAAGATCAGCGTTATTGATGCCATAGCCCTGGCAGGAGATATACCTATTACGGGAAGGAAAGATAACGTGATGATAGTGCGCGAAACGGAAGGCCGCAGGGAATATGCACGCCTGAACCTGAACAGCAGGAACGTTTTCAGCAGTCCCTATTTTTACCTAAAACAGAATGACTTAATATATGTGGAACCGGCAAGGATAAGGAGGCAGGAAAGCAACGAGTTCCTGCGTTTCTACCTGCCAACATTTACATCATTGCTATCTGCAGCGATCGCAATTTATGGTGTAACACAAATTGTTAAGTAA
- the pdxH gene encoding pyridoxamine 5'-phosphate oxidase: MKDLAEIRRDYQLAALDETTVGDDPIAFFTRWFMECREALIDEVNAMTLATVGPDGKPDARIVLLKGLEDGAFVFFTNYNSTKGQNIAHNPNVCLVFFWKELERQVRIYGQASKLPPEKSDEYFHSRPESSRIGAWASPQSSVIPDRAILNDNYYRYEQEFAGKPVPRPKHWGGYGVQPYSIEFWQGRSSRMHDRILFTSTKDGQWKRERLAP, translated from the coding sequence TTGAAGGACCTTGCAGAAATAAGAAGAGACTACCAACTGGCAGCTCTTGACGAGACGACCGTCGGGGATGATCCCATAGCATTTTTCACGCGCTGGTTCATGGAGTGCAGGGAGGCGTTGATAGATGAGGTCAATGCCATGACACTTGCCACTGTAGGCCCGGACGGCAAACCTGACGCACGTATCGTTCTATTAAAAGGCCTGGAAGACGGGGCTTTTGTTTTTTTCACCAACTACAACAGTACCAAAGGACAAAACATAGCACACAATCCAAATGTGTGCCTGGTATTCTTTTGGAAGGAACTGGAGCGACAGGTCAGGATATACGGCCAGGCCTCAAAGCTGCCACCCGAAAAAAGCGATGAATATTTTCACTCCCGCCCCGAAAGCAGCCGGATAGGCGCCTGGGCTTCACCGCAAAGCTCAGTCATACCTGACAGGGCTATACTGAACGACAACTACTACCGTTACGAACAAGAGTTTGCCGGCAAGCCTGTTCCCCGCCCGAAACATTGGGGAGGGTATGGTGTGCAACCATACAGTATCGAATTCTGGCAGGGGCGAAGCAGCCGCATGCACGACAGGATACTGTTTACAAGTACAAAGGACGGGCAGTGGAAAAGAGAGCGGCTGGCCCCATAA
- a CDS encoding glycosyltransferase family 2 protein yields the protein MKVSIIMCSYNCAEYIGKAIECILAQTYSNWELIISDDTSKDNTVELIKPYLQDPRITLYQQEKNLGYVKNKNWALRKATGELVTQLDSDDMCPPDRIEKQVNVFIKHPEIVICGSDFQAIGTDDKPLNVQEFDSYAQEYTEDFLVYDLQLQYPFWFPGLMWRRQLFDEFGYFSEYFNGIYGDDHYWTFKVNHKYPIYFLKDCLYFYRINPGSITNVLDDQRKLIAQDIIAELFRLINETGTDWLQQGKPEEAKAFEQALFNNKPLMAKRYRMWAAKAIDKKNWKQAKDLLGKHFSYSKTDTEGYRTLFYYLRRKYLS from the coding sequence ATGAAAGTAAGTATCATAATGTGCTCTTATAATTGTGCCGAATACATAGGCAAAGCTATTGAGTGCATACTGGCACAAACGTACAGCAATTGGGAACTGATCATCAGCGATGATACATCGAAAGATAATACGGTAGAGCTGATCAAGCCCTACTTACAAGACCCCCGTATAACATTATACCAACAGGAAAAAAACCTTGGCTATGTAAAAAACAAGAACTGGGCTTTGCGCAAAGCTACCGGGGAATTAGTGACACAACTTGACTCCGACGATATGTGCCCGCCTGACAGGATAGAAAAGCAGGTAAATGTATTTATCAAACACCCTGAGATAGTGATATGCGGTAGCGACTTTCAGGCGATCGGCACCGACGACAAACCACTTAATGTACAGGAATTCGATTCTTATGCACAGGAATATACAGAAGATTTCCTTGTGTATGACTTACAATTGCAGTACCCTTTCTGGTTTCCGGGCCTGATGTGGAGAAGACAGCTTTTTGACGAATTCGGTTATTTTTCCGAATACTTCAATGGTATTTACGGGGACGATCACTACTGGACATTCAAAGTAAACCATAAGTACCCGATATACTTTTTAAAAGATTGCCTGTATTTCTACCGCATTAACCCCGGGTCCATTACAAATGTATTGGACGACCAACGGAAACTAATAGCCCAGGATATCATTGCTGAGTTATTCAGGTTGATAAACGAAACAGGTACCGACTGGCTGCAACAAGGCAAACCTGAAGAAGCCAAGGCATTTGAACAGGCATTGTTCAACAATAAACCATTAATGGCCAAAAGGTACCGTATGTGGGCAGCGAAAGCGATTGACAAGAAGAACTGGAAACAGGCCAAAGACTTGTTAGGCAAACATTTCAGCTATAGCAAAACTGACACGGAAGGATACAGGACCTTATTTTATTATTTGCGCCGTAAGTATTTATCATAA
- a CDS encoding polysaccharide biosynthesis tyrosine autokinase — MEQNQQQIQARLLNQLNSSFDFKRLFGALLTNWYWFVLTLSITLTAGFLYLRYTTPQYAINSSILMEQNKEDPAQSLLNKIDPGNDKSKVNLFNEKVILQSQDMIFKVIDSLDINIRYWAIGRVKETELYKECPIKIVFDEKGFLVGSKQITIRQIVEGQFELVEGEASERVLYGTWINRKWGRFKILYNEGPEVNRGFLESTDFIVNIEHLEVAAGRIGGKFGVDLQDGRTSLLDLHFTDNIRERGVDFMNTLIYFYQKNELESINYTAQKTREFIEDRTASISNNLQQLDSLTVDIQKTNDVVDVKAETADLMGKKSASETLVDELTHKKNIIETLKNSLENPFGSEYEVIAGAEVTDPSLSGLIQDYNLAIRERSLLARNWGKAHPQLLDKESEIAAIRKRIIDACEKVLKNLNRELAVERENQREVSEKIRQAPEIDKEINQANRNYPVLQSIYLLLYQKLVENEISVYSATNKSKVVVVPYASGAPISPVPKRIYMMMFLIGILIPGSIVVLREVMNNKVINENDIESQTSIPLIGSIGRVEGTTDKENAIVVGPHVRTGVAEQFRLIRANLEFMSGAKNNSRIYMVTSSTSGEGKSFISINMGITMTLAKKRVIILEFDLRKPKIAHYLGLPNDGGISGYLAGMCGMENVIKASGIHENLYIANCGAIPPNPGELLVSDKCRQLFDELSEMFDVIIVDTAPIGMVSDALILSQYASTNLFIIRQSYTVKDQVRMFDVLHKDGKIKNPAIIFNGVEFLRKYGYGYGGSSGYGYGYVYGYQAGGYGYYNDDKSKKKKKNIFKRFFTK, encoded by the coding sequence ATGGAGCAGAACCAACAGCAAATACAAGCAAGGCTACTTAACCAGCTCAACTCGAGTTTCGACTTCAAGCGATTGTTCGGGGCGCTGCTGACCAATTGGTATTGGTTTGTACTTACGCTGTCTATAACTCTCACAGCAGGCTTTCTGTACCTGCGCTATACTACTCCGCAATACGCCATTAACAGCTCCATACTTATGGAGCAAAACAAAGAAGATCCGGCACAAAGCCTGCTGAATAAGATCGATCCGGGTAATGACAAATCCAAGGTCAACCTTTTTAACGAAAAAGTGATACTGCAGTCGCAGGATATGATATTCAAAGTGATCGACTCCCTGGATATCAATATACGTTACTGGGCTATAGGCCGTGTAAAAGAAACGGAACTGTACAAGGAATGTCCGATAAAAATAGTATTTGACGAAAAAGGATTTCTTGTCGGCAGCAAGCAGATCACTATCCGCCAGATAGTAGAGGGACAGTTTGAACTGGTAGAAGGCGAAGCATCAGAACGCGTATTATACGGCACGTGGATCAACCGCAAATGGGGACGTTTTAAAATTCTCTACAACGAAGGCCCTGAAGTGAACAGGGGTTTCCTGGAGTCTACCGACTTTATTGTAAACATAGAACATCTTGAAGTAGCCGCCGGCAGAATAGGTGGTAAGTTTGGCGTAGACCTGCAGGACGGCCGTACCAGCCTGCTGGACCTGCACTTTACAGATAATATCCGGGAGCGTGGTGTAGACTTCATGAATACGCTCATATACTTCTACCAGAAAAACGAACTGGAAAGTATCAACTATACTGCGCAGAAAACACGAGAGTTCATTGAAGACAGGACAGCGAGTATCAGCAACAACCTGCAACAACTGGACTCATTGACCGTTGATATACAGAAAACAAATGATGTTGTAGATGTAAAAGCCGAGACAGCAGACCTTATGGGTAAAAAGTCAGCATCGGAAACACTGGTAGATGAACTGACCCATAAAAAGAACATCATTGAAACGCTGAAGAACAGCCTTGAGAATCCGTTTGGAAGTGAATATGAAGTAATAGCCGGGGCAGAAGTTACAGACCCATCGCTAAGCGGCCTGATACAGGACTATAACCTGGCGATACGCGAAAGAAGTTTACTGGCACGCAACTGGGGCAAAGCCCACCCGCAACTGCTGGACAAAGAAAGTGAGATAGCAGCTATACGCAAACGTATTATTGACGCCTGCGAAAAAGTACTGAAAAACCTGAATCGCGAACTGGCCGTAGAAAGGGAGAACCAGCGCGAAGTATCGGAAAAGATACGTCAGGCCCCTGAAATAGACAAAGAGATAAACCAGGCCAACAGGAACTACCCTGTACTGCAAAGCATCTACCTGTTGCTGTATCAAAAGTTGGTAGAGAACGAGATATCTGTTTATTCAGCTACCAACAAATCAAAAGTAGTAGTAGTACCATATGCATCAGGTGCACCCATAAGTCCTGTTCCTAAAAGGATATACATGATGATGTTCCTGATAGGTATATTGATACCGGGGTCTATTGTTGTGTTGCGCGAGGTGATGAACAATAAGGTCATCAATGAAAATGATATTGAGTCGCAAACGTCTATTCCGCTTATCGGTTCGATAGGCAGAGTAGAAGGTACTACTGATAAAGAAAATGCAATTGTCGTTGGTCCGCACGTGCGCACAGGAGTTGCAGAACAATTCAGGCTGATACGCGCCAACCTTGAGTTTATGTCAGGGGCGAAGAATAACAGCCGCATATACATGGTAACATCGAGCACCAGTGGTGAGGGTAAATCGTTCATATCTATCAATATGGGTATCACGATGACACTGGCGAAAAAACGTGTTATCATTCTTGAATTTGACCTGCGTAAACCTAAGATAGCCCACTACCTGGGCCTGCCCAATGATGGTGGTATCAGCGGTTACCTGGCTGGGATGTGCGGTATGGAAAACGTGATAAAAGCATCGGGTATTCACGAGAACCTGTATATCGCCAACTGCGGTGCCATACCTCCCAACCCTGGAGAATTGCTTGTTTCAGACAAATGCCGCCAGTTGTTTGATGAGTTATCAGAAATGTTTGACGTGATCATTGTAGATACTGCGCCGATAGGTATGGTGTCAGATGCATTGATATTATCACAATATGCAAGTACTAACCTGTTCATTATCAGGCAATCTTACACAGTAAAAGACCAGGTAAGGATGTTTGACGTACTGCACAAGGATGGAAAGATCAAAAATCCGGCTATCATATTCAATGGTGTGGAGTTCCTTAGAAAATACGGATACGGATACGGCGGTAGTTCAGGCTACGGATACGGCTATGTGTACGGATACCAGGCTGGTGGCTATGGATATTACAACGACGACAAGAGCAAAAAGAAAAAGAAGAACATATTCAAACGGTTTTTTACTAAATAA
- a CDS encoding glycosyltransferase family 2 protein → MSKLVSVVVPNYNCAEYLDKCLEHIVNQTYTNIECIVCDNASTDNSLDIINKWAAKDTRIKVLTTEVNQGGLRCYNRLFFEAKGDYIMIQDSDDWCDLQRVEKQVAVLDSHDVGCCMTNSIFYYSHIDPEYPERPGSGPADMRKEDWAPATIMFRREVLKEIPGYNLYWDRVTSYDNYFIMDIISRYGGYYLDEYLYFVWARPNSDHRSIDLDEPNALRKIIAYDVFQQLKKQRLETGTDWLKEGNIKALEQYEQKLMHNKNYLADKVRAFACIQIDNGNFGNGWALLKQAMSIAPLFIKNYQSLLYLVRARVKNNAE, encoded by the coding sequence ATGAGTAAGTTGGTATCCGTTGTTGTACCTAACTATAACTGTGCTGAGTATTTGGATAAATGCCTGGAACACATTGTGAACCAGACATACACCAATATTGAGTGCATTGTATGCGACAACGCATCTACTGACAACTCTTTAGACATCATCAACAAATGGGCAGCCAAAGATACCAGGATAAAGGTGCTGACCACAGAAGTGAACCAGGGAGGATTGAGGTGCTATAACAGGCTGTTCTTTGAAGCGAAGGGTGATTATATCATGATACAGGACTCCGACGACTGGTGTGACCTTCAGAGAGTGGAGAAGCAGGTAGCAGTACTTGACAGCCACGATGTGGGTTGCTGTATGACCAACTCTATTTTTTATTATAGTCATATAGATCCTGAATATCCTGAAAGGCCAGGTTCCGGGCCTGCAGATATGCGCAAAGAAGACTGGGCGCCGGCCACGATCATGTTCAGGAGGGAAGTATTGAAAGAAATACCCGGTTATAACCTGTACTGGGACCGCGTGACCAGCTATGACAACTACTTCATCATGGATATCATCAGCCGTTATGGAGGATATTACCTGGACGAGTACTTGTATTTTGTATGGGCCAGGCCTAATTCAGACCATCGCAGTATAGACCTCGATGAACCAAACGCGCTGAGAAAAATAATTGCTTACGATGTATTCCAACAGCTAAAGAAACAGAGACTGGAAACCGGCACTGATTGGCTGAAGGAAGGCAATATAAAAGCACTGGAGCAATATGAGCAAAAATTGATGCACAATAAAAACTACCTGGCTGATAAGGTGAGAGCTTTTGCATGCATACAAATTGACAACGGCAACTTCGGCAATGGGTGGGCGCTTTTAAAACAAGCCATGTCTATAGCACCGCTTTTCATTAAGAATTATCAATCGCTCCTGTACCTGGTAAGGGCCAGGGTGAAAAACAACGCTGAATAA
- a CDS encoding SCO family protein — MKVNKTSIFLIVFFLILASAFVTYSLRYSKKPDTLPVIGSNTGHHVQPFKFVNQEGDTITNEDLKGKIYVVEYFFTTCKGICPKMNENMSKVYEAFRGNDMVKILSHSVDPKKDTVGAMKEYSLRFEADPEQWMFLTGDKKELYDAARYSYLISAEDDTAGVEIESDFIHSDRFVLVDKDGFLRGRFYKGTDMTEVNQLIGDVKKLLKEQE; from the coding sequence ATGAAAGTGAACAAGACAAGTATTTTCCTCATTGTATTTTTCCTGATACTGGCTTCAGCATTTGTTACCTATTCACTCAGATATTCAAAAAAGCCGGATACACTGCCCGTAATAGGCTCAAACACCGGCCATCATGTGCAACCGTTCAAATTTGTGAACCAGGAAGGCGACACGATAACCAACGAAGACCTGAAAGGCAAGATATATGTCGTGGAATACTTCTTCACAACATGCAAAGGCATATGCCCGAAAATGAATGAGAATATGAGTAAAGTGTACGAGGCTTTCAGGGGTAATGATATGGTGAAGATACTATCTCACAGCGTAGACCCGAAAAAAGATACAGTAGGTGCTATGAAGGAATACAGCCTGAGGTTTGAAGCTGACCCTGAGCAATGGATGTTCCTTACAGGAGATAAGAAAGAACTGTATGATGCCGCCAGGTACAGCTACCTGATCAGTGCAGAAGATGACACAGCAGGTGTTGAGATAGAAAGCGACTTTATTCACTCAGACCGGTTTGTACTGGTTGACAAAGATGGTTTCCTGCGTGGCCGTTTCTACAAAGGAACTGACATGACTGAAGTAAATCAGTTGATCGGAGATGTAAAGAAACTATTGAAAGAGCAGGAGTAA
- a CDS encoding glycosyltransferase family 4 protein, whose product MKIVLASEVIHPGGAETFILRLAQALHNNGHDVRVFVFYNQLLNYELCRLIAPDVQVTPAAIPVYKLLSKIDGLLFRLKIDISLRDSYIRKTLNKLIKEQGTEVIHSHLLKVDKLCLDVCTPLNIPVVNTIHGDYLQFFNKTKNNIPIPLLNYPTKAPHNLQRLAATVCISDKQTAFFKEHFPNETANKISKIYNGYTGEVTEQPDVLKQQLGINDTDFVFGMVSRGIPEKGWQVAINGFLKMNNTKSHLVLTGESGYLSDLKEKYSTEKRIHFTGHSDNPINWINIFDVGLLPSTYPSESLPTVIIEYLYCHVPVIASDAGEIVNMTGQAQHPAGQIVAIDNGEVSVDKIAAAMKRYLDTPALYDEHKNNTGLCYRMFDMNKCVEAYTEVYQKAINR is encoded by the coding sequence ATGAAGATCGTACTGGCATCAGAAGTAATACATCCGGGAGGCGCAGAAACCTTTATACTGCGCCTGGCACAGGCATTGCATAACAACGGGCACGATGTGCGTGTGTTTGTATTCTACAACCAGCTGTTGAACTATGAACTATGCAGGCTGATAGCTCCTGACGTGCAAGTAACGCCCGCGGCAATACCGGTATACAAACTATTAAGCAAAATAGACGGCCTGCTGTTCAGATTAAAAATAGATATCAGCCTGAGAGATAGTTATATTCGTAAAACACTAAATAAGTTGATAAAAGAACAGGGCACAGAAGTAATACACAGCCACCTGCTTAAGGTGGACAAACTTTGCCTGGACGTATGTACACCCCTTAATATACCTGTAGTTAATACCATACATGGCGATTACCTGCAATTCTTCAACAAAACGAAGAACAACATACCCATACCATTACTGAACTACCCTACAAAAGCACCACACAACCTGCAAAGACTCGCTGCCACTGTTTGTATCTCGGATAAACAGACAGCCTTCTTCAAAGAACATTTCCCCAACGAAACGGCTAACAAAATAAGTAAAATATATAACGGATATACCGGTGAAGTCACAGAGCAACCCGATGTGTTGAAGCAACAGCTCGGCATCAATGATACAGACTTTGTATTTGGCATGGTATCGCGCGGTATACCTGAAAAAGGCTGGCAGGTTGCTATTAACGGGTTTCTCAAAATGAACAATACCAAAAGCCACTTAGTTTTAACGGGTGAAAGTGGCTACCTGTCGGACCTGAAAGAAAAATACAGCACAGAGAAAAGAATACATTTCACAGGACATTCAGATAACCCAATCAACTGGATCAATATTTTCGATGTAGGGTTGTTGCCCTCTACCTACCCTTCTGAAAGTCTGCCAACAGTGATCATTGAATACCTGTATTGCCATGTGCCGGTAATAGCCAGCGATGCAGGTGAAATAGTAAATATGACAGGCCAGGCACAACACCCTGCAGGGCAGATAGTAGCCATAGACAATGGTGAGGTGAGCGTTGACAAGATAGCAGCAGCCATGAAACGATATTTGGATACCCCGGCACTGTATGACGAGCATAAAAACAACACGGGTTTATGCTACCGGATGTTTGACATGAACAAATGTGTGGAAGCATATACCGAAGTATACCAAAAAGCCATAAACCGATAA
- a CDS encoding ABC transporter ATP-binding protein, with product MKLKKRNALSYVAKLYNIFNRKQKKSFNWLVFWTFISSITDLLGLSLIIPVVGLVMSESFYETVATNYPFLATFSKNELLVYTVALFFLMIVAKNAFGLLINWLQVAFVRRLYVSSSMNVLGKVYDRSMLDMQKETSNELVSKLTYYQSALCSSAAISSLILINEAIIFILTGLIICLYNWQLFFLLIGVLIPIMGTFYAKVKNMIREAGEEKSKNSIKLYAYAQEMIFGYTDIKIAGTEDRFKNRFHDFAKRYSHNQAQIDFMMFIPTRIIEIAIFMCIILILVYGVFVLKDTEKIITTVSLFSVVAYRSIPSINRFVISMNNLTSTGFIFKDVDFTPTEEEDIVKKDSKEITLTHSIKFNHVGYKYPGSDTDILKDCNLTIKKGEAIGIIGRSGAGKSTLVNNILGFLYPTSGDIHIDQTQLTRDNVHKWWEILGYVRQEVFVMNTTFKENIAIGEPREQIDPKRLERAIQLSSLKELVDSWPDKEETMLNERGNNLSGGQKQRIAIARAIYKGAQILIFDEATSALDSKTEEEITNSIRALGEEHLTVIIIAHRYTSLKYCNQIYRIDGGTITEQLSYKELMTAEQHAH from the coding sequence ATGAAATTGAAAAAAAGAAATGCGCTTTCGTACGTCGCGAAGCTCTATAATATATTCAACCGAAAACAAAAGAAGTCATTTAACTGGCTGGTATTCTGGACGTTTATCAGTTCTATAACTGACCTTCTGGGCCTCTCGCTGATCATACCTGTTGTGGGCCTGGTTATGTCTGAGTCGTTTTACGAAACTGTTGCTACCAACTACCCTTTCCTCGCCACCTTTTCCAAAAACGAATTACTGGTATATACAGTTGCACTCTTCTTCCTGATGATAGTCGCCAAAAATGCCTTCGGTCTGCTGATCAATTGGCTACAGGTAGCATTTGTGCGTAGGCTGTATGTTAGCTCTTCAATGAACGTGCTAGGCAAAGTATATGACCGCAGTATGCTGGACATGCAAAAAGAAACATCTAATGAACTGGTGAGTAAACTTACCTATTACCAATCTGCCTTGTGCAGCAGTGCTGCCATATCCAGCCTGATACTTATCAACGAGGCAATAATCTTTATACTAACAGGACTTATTATATGCTTGTATAACTGGCAGCTGTTCTTCCTGCTTATTGGCGTTTTAATTCCTATCATGGGTACATTTTATGCCAAAGTGAAGAACATGATACGCGAGGCAGGTGAAGAAAAAAGCAAGAACAGTATCAAACTGTATGCGTATGCACAGGAGATGATATTCGGTTATACCGATATAAAAATAGCAGGTACAGAAGACCGCTTTAAAAACCGCTTTCACGACTTCGCAAAAAGATACAGCCATAACCAGGCACAGATAGATTTCATGATGTTCATTCCTACACGCATCATAGAGATAGCCATATTCATGTGTATTATCCTGATACTGGTGTATGGCGTGTTTGTACTGAAGGATACTGAGAAGATCATTACAACCGTTAGTTTATTCTCTGTGGTAGCTTACCGTAGTATACCCTCCATCAACAGGTTTGTTATTTCAATGAATAACCTGACCTCTACCGGTTTCATATTTAAAGATGTAGACTTTACACCAACAGAGGAAGAGGATATTGTTAAAAAAGACAGTAAGGAAATCACACTGACCCATAGCATAAAATTCAACCATGTTGGCTACAAATACCCCGGCAGTGATACTGATATACTGAAAGACTGCAACCTGACCATTAAAAAAGGTGAGGCCATAGGTATAATAGGGCGTTCAGGTGCGGGAAAATCTACTTTGGTAAATAACATACTTGGCTTTTTATACCCTACCAGCGGGGATATACATATTGACCAGACACAACTAACCAGGGACAATGTGCATAAATGGTGGGAGATACTTGGCTACGTAAGGCAGGAGGTATTTGTTATGAATACAACCTTTAAAGAAAATATAGCAATAGGCGAACCCAGAGAGCAAATAGACCCTAAGCGTTTGGAGCGGGCCATACAATTGTCCAGCCTGAAGGAACTGGTAGACTCGTGGCCTGACAAAGAAGAGACCATGCTGAACGAACGCGGCAACAATCTTTCGGGCGGACAGAAGCAAAGGATCGCCATTGCACGTGCAATATATAAGGGTGCGCAGATACTGATATTTGACGAAGCTACTTCTGCATTAGATTCAAAAACAGAAGAAGAAATTACCAACTCTATACGTGCGTTAGGCGAAGAACACCTGACTGTAATAATTATCGCACACAGGTATACCTCATTAAAATATTGTAACCAGATATACAGGATAGACGGTGGAACAATCACCGAGCAACTGTCCTATAAAGAATTAATGACCGCTGAGCAGCATGCTCACTAA
- the chrA gene encoding chromate efflux transporter, whose protein sequence is MFLRHIPFLRSVLLYSFTAFGGPQGHIGMMMRTFVQKRKDVSEEELMEYNAFCQMLPGPSSTQTVTLIAYKRGGIPLAIVALLLWILPAATMMGAFSFLIYYIDVKEISTNLFKYVLPMSVGFIFYAAARMMKSSVRHVATWAIMTGCAIVTFFVQFPWVFPLLLLLSGVISNFSNRRIPDSKEKPKPVKWMNLWIFVAIFLVVGVLSEAANMYSFPNAKLFNLFENFYRFGAIVFGGGQALMPMMLFQFVNRPLHLGLSPLMSGEQLLTGYGMVQAVPGPVFAVCSYVGGMVMSPYGAVWQAVGCIVATFAVFLPSTLLLFFLFPVYQNLRQYVVIFRALEGINAAIVGIIWASGVVLFQTMSFEWTNVVVAVITFCILFFTKIPSPLIVLGWLLLGWTMNA, encoded by the coding sequence ATGTTTTTGCGGCACATACCATTTTTAAGGTCTGTACTGTTGTACTCCTTTACTGCTTTTGGCGGGCCACAGGGGCACATAGGTATGATGATGCGCACCTTCGTGCAGAAACGTAAGGATGTATCGGAAGAAGAACTGATGGAATACAATGCCTTTTGCCAGATGCTGCCGGGGCCTTCTTCCACACAGACGGTTACGCTGATAGCTTATAAAAGAGGGGGTATACCCCTGGCGATTGTTGCCTTGTTATTATGGATATTGCCGGCAGCTACCATGATGGGGGCTTTCTCATTCCTGATATATTACATAGATGTAAAGGAGATAAGTACCAATTTATTCAAGTATGTGCTACCGATGTCTGTCGGTTTTATCTTTTATGCTGCGGCAAGGATGATGAAAAGCAGTGTACGCCATGTCGCGACATGGGCTATTATGACAGGCTGTGCTATTGTAACTTTTTTCGTGCAGTTTCCATGGGTGTTTCCGTTGTTGTTACTGCTGTCGGGCGTGATCAGCAATTTCAGCAACAGGCGTATACCTGACAGTAAAGAAAAACCTAAGCCTGTTAAGTGGATGAACCTGTGGATATTTGTAGCCATATTCCTGGTAGTGGGGGTGCTTAGTGAGGCGGCAAATATGTACAGTTTCCCGAATGCCAAGTTGTTCAATTTGTTCGAGAACTTTTATCGTTTCGGTGCTATTGTGTTCGGTGGTGGTCAGGCACTTATGCCCATGATGTTGTTCCAGTTTGTCAATCGTCCCTTGCACCTTGGTTTGTCTCCGCTTATGTCGGGCGAGCAGTTGCTTACCGGGTATGGTATGGTGCAGGCAGTACCGGGGCCGGTATTTGCGGTCTGTTCTTATGTGGGGGGGATGGTCATGAGCCCTTATGGCGCGGTGTGGCAGGCAGTTGGTTGCATAGTGGCAACCTTCGCGGTATTTCTCCCAAGCACACTATTGCTCTTTTTCCTTTTTCCGGTATATCAGAATCTGCGGCAGTATGTAGTGATATTTCGTGCGCTTGAAGGTATCAATGCCGCTATTGTCGGTATTATATGGGCTTCGGGTGTGGTATTGTTTCAGACTATGTCGTTTGAGTGGACGAACGTTGTAGTGGCTGTTATTACTTTCTGTATATTGTTCTTTACAAAAATACCTTCTCCACTGATCGTATTGGGCTGGCTCCTGCTGGGCTGGACCATGAATGCCTGA